The following coding sequences lie in one Phalacrocorax carbo chromosome 3, bPhaCar2.1, whole genome shotgun sequence genomic window:
- the NTPCR gene encoding cancer-related nucleoside-triphosphatase isoform X1 — MKMARRRCDSRPPEPPWVGKTTLIQKVTQALKSSGIPIDGFYTEEVREGGRRTGFDVVTLSGKRGPLSRVSSDSSTSRREYRVGQYVVDLVSFEQLVLPMLRNANHGGDAEKKLCVIDEVGKMELFSQAFIQAVRQTLAGSGTVVLGTIPVPKGKPLALVEEIRSRKDVKVFNVSKENRNSILQDILAAVESCRR; from the exons ATGAAAATGGCGCGTCGCCGCTGTGATTCAAGGCCACCAGAACCTCCAT GGGTTGGAAAGACTACTTTGATCCAGAAAGTCACTCAAGCTCTAAAATCCTCAGGCATTCCCATTGATGGATTTTACACAGAGGAAGTTAGAGAAGGTGGCAGGAGAACAGGATTTGATGTTGTCACATTGTCTGGAAAACGAGGACCTTTATCTAGAGTCAG CTCTGATTCTTCTACTTCAAGACGTGAATATCGGGTTGGACAGTATGTTGTAGACCTTGTTTCATTTGAGCAGTTGGTTCTACCTATGCTGAGAAAT GCAAACCATGGTGGTGATGCAGAGAAAAAACTTTGTGTCATAGATGAGGTCGGTAAAATGGAACTCTTCAGCCAGGCTTTTATTCAAGCTGTTCGTCAAACGCTGGCTGGCTCAGGGACGGTGGTGCTTGGAACTATTCCCGTACCTAAGGGAAAGCCACTGGCTCTTGTTGAAGAAATAAGAAGTAGGAAAGATGTTAAAGTGTTCAAT GTTagtaaggaaaacagaaacagcattttgcaaGACATCTTGGCAGCTGTGGAATCCTGCAGAAGATGA
- the NTPCR gene encoding cancer-related nucleoside-triphosphatase isoform X2: MSKHVFLTGPPGVGKTTLIQKVTQALKSSGIPIDGFYTEEVREGGRRTGFDVVTLSGKRGPLSRVSSDSSTSRREYRVGQYVVDLVSFEQLVLPMLRNANHGGDAEKKLCVIDEVGKMELFSQAFIQAVRQTLAGSGTVVLGTIPVPKGKPLALVEEIRSRKDVKVFNVSKENRNSILQDILAAVESCRR, from the exons ATGTCCAAGCACGTTTTTCTCACGGGACCCCCAG GGGTTGGAAAGACTACTTTGATCCAGAAAGTCACTCAAGCTCTAAAATCCTCAGGCATTCCCATTGATGGATTTTACACAGAGGAAGTTAGAGAAGGTGGCAGGAGAACAGGATTTGATGTTGTCACATTGTCTGGAAAACGAGGACCTTTATCTAGAGTCAG CTCTGATTCTTCTACTTCAAGACGTGAATATCGGGTTGGACAGTATGTTGTAGACCTTGTTTCATTTGAGCAGTTGGTTCTACCTATGCTGAGAAAT GCAAACCATGGTGGTGATGCAGAGAAAAAACTTTGTGTCATAGATGAGGTCGGTAAAATGGAACTCTTCAGCCAGGCTTTTATTCAAGCTGTTCGTCAAACGCTGGCTGGCTCAGGGACGGTGGTGCTTGGAACTATTCCCGTACCTAAGGGAAAGCCACTGGCTCTTGTTGAAGAAATAAGAAGTAGGAAAGATGTTAAAGTGTTCAAT GTTagtaaggaaaacagaaacagcattttgcaaGACATCTTGGCAGCTGTGGAATCCTGCAGAAGATGA